In a single window of the Anaerocolumna cellulosilytica genome:
- a CDS encoding MurR/RpiR family transcriptional regulator, with translation MILEKLRSKSGFTENEINIADYILKHTKDIQTLTCEELGKVTLTSKSSVVRFCKKLGMSGYQELKKMLYAEKTLEHTMQRKTEFPMLDSKSKYSDYINFLDRMYESVMNRMHQQLNHNVVKRITNQLNRMERIDFYSSGLGYSLGEGTAHKYSTLGIESTAYSSINEVFLASGKNNQKTAAFVISLSGKNPSAIHNAQVLKRYGIYVIGIVGALSKEIEQHCDEVVHIVEGKLLPGTHHVTIVLSINYIFDLLFMGLLAKRYDKQIELYKKISFDFNK, from the coding sequence ATGATACTGGAAAAACTACGAAGCAAATCCGGTTTTACGGAAAATGAAATAAACATTGCGGATTACATTTTAAAACATACAAAGGATATACAGACATTGACATGTGAGGAGCTAGGTAAAGTAACATTGACGAGTAAGTCTTCGGTTGTCCGTTTTTGTAAAAAGCTTGGTATGTCAGGGTATCAGGAACTAAAAAAAATGTTGTATGCTGAGAAAACACTGGAACATACGATGCAGAGAAAAACAGAATTTCCGATGCTGGACAGCAAAAGTAAGTATTCGGATTATATTAACTTTTTGGACAGGATGTATGAAAGTGTCATGAACAGAATGCACCAACAGCTTAACCATAATGTGGTAAAGCGGATAACAAACCAGTTGAACAGGATGGAGAGAATTGATTTTTATTCCTCTGGATTGGGCTATTCCTTAGGAGAAGGGACAGCTCATAAATACAGTACGCTGGGAATTGAAAGTACAGCGTATAGTTCTATTAATGAAGTGTTCTTAGCTAGTGGTAAAAACAATCAGAAAACAGCCGCCTTTGTTATCAGTCTCTCCGGTAAGAACCCTTCTGCTATTCATAACGCACAAGTACTAAAACGCTATGGAATTTATGTAATTGGAATTGTTGGTGCTTTGTCAAAGGAAATTGAACAGCATTGTGATGAAGTGGTACATATTGTGGAGGGAAAATTACTTCCTGGAACCCACCATGTTACGATAGTACTTAGTATAAATTATATTTTTGATCTTCTGTTCATGGGTCTGCTGGCAAAAAGATATGATAAACAGATAGAACTGTATAAAAAAATAAGCTTTGATTTCAATAAATAA